A window of the Tessaracoccus sp. MC1865 genome harbors these coding sequences:
- a CDS encoding sugar phosphate isomerase/epimerase: protein MKIGIHSMVWVGDWNADAAREAISKSAETGYDLIELSAIAPETFDTDLTAKLLGEYGLECSASLGLGPDTDISSEDPDAVARGRERLHLALNLVRDCGGSMLCGVIYGALMKYSHPATERGLENSRTVLAELADKAKESNIRLGLEFCNRYETNVINTTAQTLEFIDSIGRDNITAHLDTYHMNIEENSMAGAIKQAAAAGKLGYVHVGESHRGQLGTGSINWPEFLGALKEVDYDGIVTFESFSSKVVHSTFSNDLAIWRNLWDDNVELAKGARQFIREHLGV, encoded by the coding sequence ATGAAGATTGGCATCCATTCCATGGTGTGGGTAGGCGACTGGAACGCCGACGCCGCCCGCGAAGCGATCTCGAAGTCGGCCGAGACCGGCTACGACCTGATCGAACTGTCCGCCATCGCGCCCGAGACCTTCGACACGGACCTCACCGCCAAGCTCCTCGGGGAGTACGGCCTCGAGTGCTCTGCGTCCCTGGGGCTCGGCCCCGACACGGACATCTCGTCCGAAGACCCCGACGCGGTGGCTCGAGGACGCGAGAGGCTGCACCTGGCCCTCAACCTCGTGCGTGACTGCGGCGGCTCCATGCTGTGCGGAGTCATCTACGGCGCCCTCATGAAGTACTCCCACCCGGCCACCGAACGTGGCCTGGAGAACTCCCGCACCGTGCTGGCGGAGCTGGCCGACAAGGCCAAGGAATCCAACATCCGGCTGGGGCTCGAGTTCTGCAACCGGTACGAGACCAACGTGATCAACACCACGGCCCAGACCCTGGAGTTCATCGACTCCATCGGCCGCGACAACATCACGGCCCACCTCGACACCTATCACATGAACATCGAGGAGAACTCGATGGCCGGGGCGATCAAGCAGGCTGCGGCAGCGGGGAAGCTCGGCTACGTCCACGTCGGCGAATCGCACCGCGGCCAGCTCGGCACCGGTTCGATCAACTGGCCAGAGTTCCTGGGCGCGCTCAAGGAGGTCGATTACGACGGCATCGTGACCTTCGAATCGTTCTCCAGCAAGGTGGTGCACTCCACCTTCAGCAACGATCTGGCGATCTGGCGCAACCTGTGGGACGACAACGTGGAACTCGCCAAGGGTGCACGCCAGTTCATCCGGGAGCACCTCGGCGTCTGA